The following proteins come from a genomic window of Mariniflexile sp. TRM1-10:
- a CDS encoding LTA synthase family protein — MTFWYYPQIDASLPILLKTFLIGFIFDLGTVSFFALPYIIYLLIIPKKLYGSIFDCTVTYIAYAIGLLVFLFSFFAEITFWEEFERRFNFIAVDYLIYTYEVVKNINESYPIPILLGAILSVLILIMFITKKTNVFKKTFNNDTAFKEKLIPSIVIFAIVAIFALFIKNKDAEQFKNRYNNELAKTGIYSFFAAFRSNELSYTEFYVTIDENKAFANVKQKLSAPNSKFLQPKEKQIYRTITHADSLHPAQKPNVIFICIESLSASYLNSLGSELKITPTLDSLSNKSLFFTNLYATGTRTVRGMEAITLSIPPTPGRSIVKRDKNQDLFTIGDVFKKQGYQRNFFYGGDGYFDNMNTYFGGNGFNIIDRGRGFLLDSSIKTKRTNIDDEEVTFENAWGVCDEDIYSKVLKEADEAHLTETPFFNFVMTTSNHRPFTYPEGKIDIPSGTNREGAIKYTDYAIGDFLKQAKTKPWFNNTVFVIMADHCASSAGRWNLNIDKYRIPAMIFNLENVAPQKIEKLSSQIDMFPTLFALLNWDYTSNLFGLDIMKMKKEDERAFIGNYRNLGLLKDQQLMILSDQHIVNYYEWETDNDNLIPKAINTNLLEETISFYQAADYLYRNDGLKSKDSL, encoded by the coding sequence TTGACGTTTTGGTATTATCCACAAATAGATGCTTCTTTACCTATTTTGCTTAAAACCTTTTTGATTGGTTTTATATTCGACTTAGGCACCGTGTCTTTTTTTGCCTTACCGTATATTATTTATTTATTAATTATTCCTAAGAAACTATACGGTTCTATTTTCGATTGCACAGTTACCTACATAGCCTATGCTATTGGGCTTCTTGTTTTTCTTTTCTCCTTTTTTGCTGAAATTACCTTTTGGGAAGAATTTGAGCGTCGTTTTAACTTTATTGCGGTAGATTATTTGATTTACACCTACGAAGTTGTTAAAAACATTAATGAATCGTACCCCATTCCTATATTATTAGGAGCTATTTTAAGTGTACTGATTTTAATAATGTTCATTACTAAAAAAACAAACGTATTCAAAAAAACATTTAATAACGATACCGCATTTAAAGAAAAATTAATACCGTCAATAGTAATTTTTGCTATAGTCGCCATATTTGCCTTATTCATTAAAAATAAAGATGCCGAACAGTTTAAGAATAGATACAACAACGAATTAGCAAAAACGGGCATCTATTCTTTTTTTGCTGCCTTTAGAAGCAACGAATTATCGTATACCGAGTTTTATGTCACCATTGATGAGAATAAAGCTTTCGCCAATGTAAAACAGAAATTAAGCGCACCTAACAGCAAATTTTTGCAACCAAAAGAAAAGCAAATTTATAGAACTATAACACATGCCGATAGCTTACATCCAGCACAAAAGCCCAATGTTATTTTTATCTGTATTGAAAGTTTAAGTGCTTCTTATCTAAATTCGTTAGGAAGCGAATTAAAAATAACGCCAACACTCGATTCACTATCAAACAAAAGTTTGTTTTTCACCAACCTATACGCAACGGGCACACGCACTGTAAGAGGTATGGAAGCCATTACCTTGTCTATTCCACCAACACCAGGTAGAAGCATTGTAAAACGCGATAAAAACCAAGATTTATTTACTATTGGAGACGTGTTTAAAAAACAAGGTTACCAGCGTAATTTCTTTTATGGCGGCGATGGCTATTTTGATAATATGAACACTTATTTTGGTGGTAACGGATTTAATATTATCGACAGAGGAAGAGGCTTTTTGTTAGATTCAAGCATCAAAACAAAACGAACTAATATAGATGATGAGGAAGTAACTTTTGAAAATGCCTGGGGTGTTTGCGATGAAGATATTTATAGTAAAGTTTTAAAAGAAGCTGATGAAGCACATCTTACCGAAACGCCTTTCTTTAATTTTGTAATGACCACCTCAAACCACCGACCTTTTACCTATCCTGAAGGCAAAATTGATATTCCTTCTGGAACAAATAGAGAAGGTGCCATAAAATATACCGATTATGCCATTGGCGATTTTTTAAAACAAGCTAAAACAAAACCTTGGTTCAATAATACTGTATTTGTAATTATGGCAGACCACTGTGCCAGTAGTGCCGGGCGTTGGAATTTAAACATAGACAAGTACCGTATTCCCGCTATGATATTCAACCTAGAAAATGTAGCTCCTCAAAAAATAGAAAAATTAAGTTCACAAATAGACATGTTCCCTACCCTATTTGCACTTTTAAACTGGGACTACACTTCAAATTTATTCGGATTGGATATTATGAAAATGAAGAAGGAAGATGAGCGTGCCTTTATAGGCAACTACCGAAATTTAGGGCTTTTAAAAGACCAACAATTAATGATTTTAAGCGATCAACACATTGTTAATTATTATGAATGGGAAACAGACAACGATAATTTGATACCTAAAGCCATTAATACAAATCTGTTGGAAGAAACCATTTCGTTTTATCAAGCAGCAGATTATCTGTACCGTAATGACGGTCTCAAATCAAAAGATAGTCTGTGA